AAGCAAAGTGTCCAATGAGCGCGGGGCCATACTCAGCTCTATTCATCCAGCCTTGCAGTCGCCGCCGAATCGCGGTGGCCGACCCCAGCACCAGCAACGCCTGCAGCATCTCGTCCTGGCCGGGTGCAATCGCTTTGGCGGTGTGGTTGCGATAGAGGGCCGGTTGATCGCGGTCGGCTAACCACTGGGCAGCAGCAGTATTGGCCGCAATCATAAATTCCTCAATTATGCGATGGCTATGGTACTTAGCATTGGGATTGGTGGAGAGTTTGCCTTCTTCATTGATGTATATGTTTTTACCGAAAGCTGATGCTCCAATAGCCCCTGTCGCCATCCGCTGCTGGTTCAGCTTGGCGGCCCACTGCTGGCATAGCTTTAGCGTATTGTGCCAGCGGAGTTTGGGGCTTGCAATGGCGTAGTCGGCTTCAGCGTAGGCAAAGCGTTTGGCGCTACTCAGGCAGGACTCGAAAATCTTGCAGTTACTGACTGAGCCGTCATTGGCTAACTCTAGTTCGAACGTAAGTGTGGCTCTCGGTTGTCCCTCCTGCAGGCTCAGTGTGGCCTCACTCAAGATCCTCGGCAGCATGGGGCTGTTGCCCTGCTTGTGATATCGGGTTTGGGTGGTTGCGATCGCGCTGTAGTCGAGGGGGGTGTTCTGGGGGATGCGATCGGATACATCGCTGATGTGGACTTGGAGGGTTGCGCCTGTATCTGTTTCTTCGCACCAGATCGCATCATCGAGGTCGAGGGAGGTGGGGCCGTCGATGGTAATGCCCTGGACTAGGATGCGATCATCGGCGGCGGTTTGAGATGAGACCGCTTTGGCTTGGGTGATTGCTTCTGTTGAGAAACGCTGTTCAATCACGGCTTGCTAGTCTCCTATCTATGAAGGTGCAAAGATTTCTAACACTATCGGCAAATCTGCACAAATTAACTGAATATCTATCAACAGGGAATTATTGATTCTATCTTTCGATAGGAAACACAAGGTAAGGACTGAGTTAACTTACTATCAACACTCTTCTGAACTCCGCACACTCTCATCGAGCAGACGCATGTCTTCCTCTGTTCAGGCCAAGCTAATCGAATATCTGAGACAGGAGTTGACGATACCCAGTGAGTCTATCAACCTCGCGCTACGTCAGCAACCTGAACCATCGAGCCATCTGCACATTATCCTGTGGCAATACGGTCTGATCACCCTAGAGCAGCTCGCCTGTGTCTTTGACTGGCTAGAGACCACCACTCCAGCTTTGACGCCCTAGCCATTCCCCCGCAATCTCAGGCTCTAGGGAAAAGTAGATAAAAATTCTTCCTGCCTCCAGAGCTGCTTCTTCTGAAGCGTATCGTTCTCCATCATGAAGCGCTGCCCCCTCCGGTGTTCTGACCCAGCAGCGGTATTCATCGGCATCAGAATAGCTGACCCAAACAATCCAGTCTGGGAAGGTTGAAACGTGAATCAGTCTGACCTGAGCATTCATCTCAGTGCTTCCATTAGCCTCAAAGAAAGGGGCAAAAAATGGTGCTTGACCCTGTTATGGTATAAGCGTACTATAAAGACCCACAGAACACCAGTCAGCACCTTCATAGGCACATCACTACCCTTCACGAGAGAGAACTATGGCTACCAGCGCGAATACAGATAAAGAGAAAGCCCTAGGAGTGGTCGTCAACCAGATTGAACGCACCTATGGCAAAGGAGCCATTATGCGCCTCGGTGATGCCGCTCGGATGCAGGTGGAAACCATTTCCACTGGAGCCTTGACCCTTGATATTGCCCTTGGTGGTGGTCTTCCCAAGGGACGCGTCATTGAAATCTACGGTCCTGAAAGCTCGGGTAAAACCACATTGGCCCTCCACGCGATCGCCGAGATTCAAAAAGACGGAGGTACTGCAGCTTTCGTTGATGCCGAACATGCCCTAGATCCTGTCTATGCAGGTGCTCTGGGTGTTGATATCGCAGAGCTTCTCGTTTCCCAGCCGGACTCAGGTGAGATGGCTCTGGAGATCGTTGATCAACTGGTGCGCTCCGCCGCCATTGATTTGGTGGTTGTTGACTCTGTTGCTGCTCTCACGCCCAGAGCTGAAATTGAAGGCGAGATGGGGGATTCCCACATGGGCCTGCAGGCCAGACTGATGAGTCAAGCCTGTCGCAAAGTGACCAGCAATATCGCCAAATCTGGCAGTACAGTCATTTTCCTCAATCAGCTCCGGCAGAAGATCGGCGTCACCTACGGCAACCCTGAAGTGACCACTGGGGGCAATGCGCTCAAGTTTTATGCTTCGGTTCGACTAGATATCCGTCGGATTCAGACCTTGAAGAAGGGCAATGAAGGCTATGGCAATCGTGTCAAAGTGAAAGTCGCCAAGAATAAGGTGGCTCCCCCGTTCCGCATTGCTGAATTTGATATCCTTTTTGGCCAAGGAATCTCCACATTGGGTTGCATTGTGGATATGGCTGAAGAGCACAACATCATTGTCCGCAAGGGAGCTTGGTACAGCTATGACGGCAACAACATTGCTCAGGGCCGGGAGAATACCGTCAAGTATTTAGAAGAGAATTCTGAGTTTGCTCAAGATGTAGAGCAGCAGGTGCGTGAGAAGCTCAAGCCAGAGCCAGCGGTAGAGCCTGAAGCAACTGCTGATGAAGAGGCCATCACTGCTTCATAGATACTCACGGTAGAACAGCTTCATGTTTGACAACACCTGTAAGTTCCTAGCGGAGGCATTTTCGAACGATTATGCTGCCTGGCTGTTGGGTCAGTCAGTCACCCTAACCCAGTTAAGCCCATCGGAACTTGCAGTAGAACCGATTCGTGCCGATGCCTTGATTCTTCTGGAATCGGACAATATCATCCTGCATTTGGAGTTTCAGACTGAAGCAGATCCAACAATGGCCTTTAGGATGTTGGATTATAGGACTCGTGCTTTCCGGCGCTTTCCGAGGAAGCAGATGAAGCAGGTGGTCATCTATCTGAATCCGACGACCTCAGAGCTGGTTTATCAAACAACGTTTGAAATACCGGGCACTCGTCATGAGTTTGAAGTTATTCGGCTGTGGGAGCAGCCCACTGAGCCGTTTCTTAATTCAGCGGGTTTATTGCCTTTGGCGGTACTGACGCAGGCTCAAGACAAAGCCCAGATATTGCGACAAGTCTCTGCAAGGGTAGAGGCTATTGAGGATAAACGGGCGCAAAGCAATGTGACAGCATCTGCCGCTATTCTGGCAGGGTTATCATTGGATAGGAACACCATCTACAAAGTGCTGAGGCAAGACATCATGAAGCAATCAGTGATCTATCAAGATATTCAGCAGGAAGGTGAACAGAGAGGAGAGCAAACGGGTGCTCTCAAGGGTGAACGCTCCCTCGTCCTTCGTCTGCTTGCCCGCCGCATTGGGGAGATTCCGGCTGAGTTGCGATCGCAGATTCAATCGCTGTCTCTAGAGCAGACTGAGGCGCTGGGAGAGGCGTTGCTGGATTTTACAGAAAGGTCTGATCTCACAAATTGGCTGAAATCTCACGAGTAATTCATACTGCGTCAACCGTTACGAGTTTTAAGATGAAACTTCGCTCGATCGAGACAACACCCAGTCCGAACTGCATGAAGCTGAATCTAGATGAACAGATTGGCACTAAGCCCCTGACCCTCAAAAAAGATGGCGAATTTATTGACGCACCAGAAGTCTTTCAGGACTTGCTTGCTCTAGAAGGGATACAGTCTGTCTTCTTAATGGGTGATTTCATCACGTTAACGCGCAAAGGGAATACGGATTGGCAACCCATCTTGTCAGAAGCAGGCAGTCTGCTCGGGCTTGCAGAAGAGGCAGATTCGAGCATCGGCGATAGTCTCGTCCAACGCCAATCCTCCTTCTCTGAGAATAAGGGTTCGTCTGCGCAGAGCCAGACTCAAAACTTCGGCCAGGTAGAAGTAGCTGTTCAGGTTTTTCGAGGCATTCCCATCCAAGTTCGTGTGATTTCTGGCGAGGGTGAGCAGGCTCGTGTCGCATTGCCAGAGCGGTTTAATCAGGCTCTCCAGAGAGCGATTGAATCAACCAATGCTGATTATGTTGTTGAGCGCCTCTGGTCCCCCTATCAACCACAATTTGGGCCACCAAATGAAATTGCTCAACAGGTCGCTGAGGAGATCGATATTCTGATTGACGAGCCTGAATTAAATCAAATTGAGAAGTCAGCAATTGATCATGAGCGAGGGAAGGAAATTCCTCATTCTGAACAGTCTCAGCAAGTGTTGCTATCGGAACTCCGCGAGACTGATTGGAAGCGACGGCTCAAAGCGATTCAGCAGATTGAAGTAGATTCAGAAACCTTCTCGGCAGTTGCAGTCGCTCTGAAAGATGAGCGCAACGGCATCCGCCGTTGGGCCACAGCCCTTTTGGGTGCAAGTGAAAATCCTGAAGCCCTCGATCCTCTATGTCAGGTATTACTCTCAGATCGTTCTCCCATCGTGCGACGGACAGCAGGGGATGCTCTCAGTGATTTGGGAGACCCCAAGGCAGCTGAGACGATGATTAAAGCTTTGCAAGATTCTTCTAGCTTAGTCAGATGGCGAGCGGGTCGCTTTCTTAACGAGTTAGGAGATACGAGTGCTGTCGCTCCCTTGAAGCAGGCTTCAGAGTTAGAAACTGAATTTGATGTTCGAGTCGAACTGATGGCTGCAATTGAACGCATTCAGGCCGGACGAGAGTTACAAATGCCGATGTGGATGCGGATCAGTCAGGGTAGAGAGAAAGAATTGAAGGGATAGAAACAGTTGTAGTCTACAAGTTCTCTAAGTTTAGTCGTGAAGCTTGAAATCGCAAATACAGTCGCTGACTCTGGAGCAGACTGAAGCATTAGGGGAGGCGCTGTTGGACTTTACAGAACGGGGCGATCTGGTGAGGTGGCTTGCACAGACCACGGACCCCTAAATATTTAGTTACTTTCGAACATCTCAGGCTTTCAATACCGTTATTAATCAGGTAAAGATATTGTGTTCAAACTTTCCGTGATTCAATAGAAGGGTTGATTTTCCAAAGATCATATATCCCTTCCTCAATCAGCCCATGATTCAACATCGTATCGCTGTAGCTGCCAGAAAAGGTGGGGTTGGTAAAACATCAATTTCTAGTGGTCTTGCTTCTATCTTGAGCACCCAGGATAAGAAAGTGCTTCTTATTGACCTGGATCCACAGTCCAATGCTGCTTATGCACTGGGCGTAGATCCCACTGCACCTGGAACAGCAGAACTTTTGACAGGGCAAAATCCGATACCGCTATCTGCAGCCAAAAACCTCGATGTCTTACCGGGTGGACCAAACCTGACTAGCCAACAAGTACAATCACTTCATCCAGAAGACCTTGCCGATTCGATCTCCACTCTGGATTATGATGCAGTATTGCTTGACTGTCCTCCAGGCAATGAAAGCTTAGAGCGCTTAGGAATAGTGGCAGCCAATATAGCCCTCGTGATTGCCAATGCCCACCCATTTGCCATCATGGGAGCTAATCGAGTCATCGGTATCCTTGAAGACTATTCCAGCAAAGGTAGACGGGGTGCCCAGCACTGGGCCATTGTAATGTCCCAGGTTGACGAACGCCGAGCAATGGATAAACAACTACCCGGTAAGTTGTTTGAAGTGTATAAGGACGTGAAAAATTTTACGATTCACCAAGATGTAAATATTGCCCAAGCAGGCGCTCAACAGCTTCCCTTGATGGAGTATGCATCGAATTCTCGCGCTGCCCAAGAGCTGACCCAAATCGTGCAGTGGTTTGAACAGCTTGAAAAATTAGCCTGACATATCTACTTGTAACCAAATCAATATTTTATGGAGCATCATGGCAAGACCAAGACGTAGTAGTGCAGATATGGTGGATTCTGCAACCAAGGCAGGCACTGCCATCCAAAAGCAGGACCGTGCAGTAGAAGCACAAGCCCAGGAAGAGAAGGCAAAACCGTCATCATGGCCGTTAGAGAAGATACTTGATCGCAGTAGTAATACCCGAGACATACAGGTTGAACATGTAGAAGAACTGATGGAATCGATTGCCGTCTTAGGTCTATTGGAACCTTTAGTCACGGATAACCGAGGCCGACTATTAGCCGGTGCCCACCGCAGAGCCGCAATCCATCTCCTCAAAGATATAGATACCAAAGCTTACCGTAGACATTTCCCAAACGAGCTGGTTCCGGTACGAATCATGCCCTTTGATGCAGAACAAGATCCAGACCTGGCACTTCAAGTTGAAGTTAGTGAAAATGAAAAACGTCGAGACTACACCCCCTCGGAAGTAAAATCTCTTGCCGCACAACTCAAGGAAGCCGGGTATGTCGATGTAAAAGGTCGGCCACCCAAAAGTAAAAAAGCGCTCCGTCCAGCCTTGGAAATAATTATTGGTAAGAGCATTCGTACTGTCCGACGATATCTCAACACTGAGACAGGGAAAAGTGTGACAGATGTCCGCCTTTCTGAAACTGAACTTGAAATAACTGCTTTAAGGCGTCTGCGTTCTGAATTAGTCCGCTGGCAACGCTCCAGCCTAGAACCTGGTGTACAGGAACTAACGCCTATGGATAAGGATGTGGCCAAGCTGATTCGACGGATTAACCGCAAGCTTGATTCTGTTGAAGGATAGTCTCAGTAGAGGGATGATTTTAATCTTGATGGTTTACCGGGTTGATCTAGAAAGCCGAGTATCTCGATGTGTTAGCTCTATTGCGCCAGCCCAAGGGCCGGAAGCCACCAGTTAAGCCTGATGACGGGATTGAATCTCGCGTTGCGATCGTGGAGAAGGAGGTGTTGCTGCAGGAGCTTGAGCTGCAGGAACCCGAAGAGGTGTTGAATGTGATCGAGGAAGAGAACGTGGGGGCTTGGGTGGATGCGATCGCACAGCATTTGGGCAATGGCAGAATCAATGTTTCTTTGGATGAGTTGCAGGAGCGGTTGGGGTTATCGCTGGGGCGGCTGTGGTTGGGCCTCTTGTTGGGCGGGGGCGGATTTGCTCTGCAAGGAGATTGCGATCGCTTCTATGACGGAAGTATTAGGGTGAGCTGTACCGGATGGTGACAATTAGGCAGGTTGCATCGAAACCAAAATCATCGGAGATTATGCCCTCAAATGAGTTTGGCTACTCCGAGCTGACGGTTTCGCCCGCTCGTATACCATGTCAGCTAATTTGACAACAACATCCTGCTTTGATCCCTCTGGGTAAGCCTTTCAAGACTTTTCTGTGCCACTAAGCCCGCAACCAGTAGAGCACCAAAAAAAACTGGATATCGTTGAGAAAAAGATGGGAAATGGGAAAACTATTTCTTAGGTGCTGTCAAGATCTAGATTTATACTCCATGAAAATTTTTCATCCAATAACGACTATATTGCTCAGTGCAGCCATACTAGTTTCAACCTCCTTTCAATCTGCCTATGCAAATAAAAAAATTGAGTGGATACTTCAACCCGTACTATTCGATGACCTTTATAAAGAGCAGCAATACACAGGCCATATAGGATTGCAATCACATCTAGAAACTCTAATTAAGCGTCATCCGAAGAATTCGAAACTGTACAACAATCGGGGACTAATTCACGCTCAATTTAATGAATTCACTAAAGCTGTATCTGATTTTGATAAGGCTATATCAATCAATCCATACAATGCCGCACCATACATCAATCGTGGGCTTGCTTATGCTTACTTGAAAGAAGATGCCAAGGCACTATCAAGTTTTAAAAAGGCCATATCAATCAATCCATATGAAGCAAGAACATATAATAATCGTGCGCTTATATATCTTGGTTTAAATAAATATTCTAAAGCAATATTAGATTACGATAAATCTATTTCCATCAACCCAAGAAATGCCAGAACATATTCTAGTCGTGGAGATGTCTACTCCATAATCAATGAACATGACAAGGCGCTCTCCGATTATCAGGAAGCTGTTGAAAGGGGAGCAGATGATATCGATGTCTATGTCAATCGGGGAAATACTTATGCAAGACTAAAGGAATATAACAAAGCGCTCTCCGATTATGCAATAGCTTTTGAAAAAGGTGCGAAAAGTCCCCATTTCTATAACAGTCGGGGAATTACTTACTTAGAAATAAAAGAATATGATAAAGCCCTTACTGATTTTAATCAATCGATTAAACATGGTGGATTATCAGATGGGTATTATAACCGAGGTCGCACCTACTATTTATTAAACGAATATGAGAAGGCCATCTATGACTACGAATATGCTATTAGTCTAAGTTCAAAAGGATTTGATTCCTCTATTGTATATCCCGCTCGTGGCCTTACCTACTACCGTTTGAAGGAATATCCTAAAGCCCTTTCTGATTTTGAAGAAGCTATTTCTCTTAGTCCTGAAAATCCTATAGTTTATAATCGGCGGGGCCTTGTTTATGCTGAATTACAGCAATATTTCAGAGCACTATCTGACTATAACAATGCTATTTCTCTAGATCCATTCTTTGGTGAAGCATACGCAAATCGAGGAACTGTTTATGCTTCAATGGGAAAGATAAATCTAGCGAGGCAAGATTTAAAAACTGCGGCAGATCTATTCAAGAAAGAGGGTAATGAAGAAGGATCTCAGATGTTAATTCAAACATACAAAAAGTACAATATAAGTCCAGAGTAGACCGAAATCTCAGATTAGAGGGTTGCGTTGCAAAGTCGCAACCCTCTAGAATAAAGGGGGGTAGCTAGATTCAGGCAGTTGCTACAGTACGTTGGGTTGTCGGAAGATAGTGTCTTTTGGGGACTAATCCTGGGTTGTTTCGTCTTGAAGGGGCATGGCGGATCATTCTATGGGAATGGTCTTAATAATCAATCAAAGAGAGTACTCATTTCTTGGAAAATCAATGAGTATTTCATTCAGGAAAGAGAGTGAGTGGCTTGGATATTTGCTCGTACTGCTGATAACGACTGGGTTGATGATGGCCACGTTTTCGTTGCTGCCGAGAGCCTCTATAAGTGTACTTACTGTGTTGAGCGGTTTTTGTGGACTGATAGGTCACGGATTCTCGCTAGATGATTCACTATTGTCAGTTGTGGCCCTGACTATTTCTTCTGATTACTTTGTGCTTGGGCCGTTCTTTCTCGGTTTCATTTGCTCATCTATACTAATGGTCCGGTTGATCGACTCCGAATGGTTGTCGCTGAGAGTTCTCAACTGCTCCAAGATATACAAGGCATGGTTCCAACTTTTTCCACTCTCGGTTGCTTGTCTGGCTAATGCTTCAGGTATGACCAATTTGTTC
The Acaryochloris thomasi RCC1774 genome window above contains:
- a CDS encoding ribonuclease catalytic domain-containing protein; amino-acid sequence: MIEQRFSTEAITQAKAVSSQTAADDRILVQGITIDGPTSLDLDDAIWCEETDTGATLQVHISDVSDRIPQNTPLDYSAIATTQTRYHKQGNSPMLPRILSEATLSLQEGQPRATLTFELELANDGSVSNCKIFESCLSSAKRFAYAEADYAIASPKLRWHNTLKLCQQWAAKLNQQRMATGAIGASAFGKNIYINEEGKLSTNPNAKYHSHRIIEEFMIAANTAAAQWLADRDQPALYRNHTAKAIAPGQDEMLQALLVLGSATAIRRRLQGWMNRAEYGPALIGHFA
- a CDS encoding DUF2949 domain-containing protein — translated: MSSSVQAKLIEYLRQELTIPSESINLALRQQPEPSSHLHIILWQYGLITLEQLACVFDWLETTTPALTP
- the recA gene encoding recombinase RecA is translated as MATSANTDKEKALGVVVNQIERTYGKGAIMRLGDAARMQVETISTGALTLDIALGGGLPKGRVIEIYGPESSGKTTLALHAIAEIQKDGGTAAFVDAEHALDPVYAGALGVDIAELLVSQPDSGEMALEIVDQLVRSAAIDLVVVDSVAALTPRAEIEGEMGDSHMGLQARLMSQACRKVTSNIAKSGSTVIFLNQLRQKIGVTYGNPEVTTGGNALKFYASVRLDIRRIQTLKKGNEGYGNRVKVKVAKNKVAPPFRIAEFDILFGQGISTLGCIVDMAEEHNIIVRKGAWYSYDGNNIAQGRENTVKYLEENSEFAQDVEQQVREKLKPEPAVEPEATADEEAITAS
- a CDS encoding Rpn family recombination-promoting nuclease/putative transposase; this translates as MFDNTCKFLAEAFSNDYAAWLLGQSVTLTQLSPSELAVEPIRADALILLESDNIILHLEFQTEADPTMAFRMLDYRTRAFRRFPRKQMKQVVIYLNPTTSELVYQTTFEIPGTRHEFEVIRLWEQPTEPFLNSAGLLPLAVLTQAQDKAQILRQVSARVEAIEDKRAQSNVTASAAILAGLSLDRNTIYKVLRQDIMKQSVIYQDIQQEGEQRGEQTGALKGERSLVLRLLARRIGEIPAELRSQIQSLSLEQTEALGEALLDFTERSDLTNWLKSHE
- a CDS encoding virulence factor, with the translated sequence MKLRSIETTPSPNCMKLNLDEQIGTKPLTLKKDGEFIDAPEVFQDLLALEGIQSVFLMGDFITLTRKGNTDWQPILSEAGSLLGLAEEADSSIGDSLVQRQSSFSENKGSSAQSQTQNFGQVEVAVQVFRGIPIQVRVISGEGEQARVALPERFNQALQRAIESTNADYVVERLWSPYQPQFGPPNEIAQQVAEEIDILIDEPELNQIEKSAIDHERGKEIPHSEQSQQVLLSELRETDWKRRLKAIQQIEVDSETFSAVAVALKDERNGIRRWATALLGASENPEALDPLCQVLLSDRSPIVRRTAGDALSDLGDPKAAETMIKALQDSSSLVRWRAGRFLNELGDTSAVAPLKQASELETEFDVRVELMAAIERIQAGRELQMPMWMRISQGREKELKG
- a CDS encoding ParA family protein, encoding MIQHRIAVAARKGGVGKTSISSGLASILSTQDKKVLLIDLDPQSNAAYALGVDPTAPGTAELLTGQNPIPLSAAKNLDVLPGGPNLTSQQVQSLHPEDLADSISTLDYDAVLLDCPPGNESLERLGIVAANIALVIANAHPFAIMGANRVIGILEDYSSKGRRGAQHWAIVMSQVDERRAMDKQLPGKLFEVYKDVKNFTIHQDVNIAQAGAQQLPLMEYASNSRAAQELTQIVQWFEQLEKLA
- a CDS encoding ParB/RepB/Spo0J family partition protein; the protein is MARPRRSSADMVDSATKAGTAIQKQDRAVEAQAQEEKAKPSSWPLEKILDRSSNTRDIQVEHVEELMESIAVLGLLEPLVTDNRGRLLAGAHRRAAIHLLKDIDTKAYRRHFPNELVPVRIMPFDAEQDPDLALQVEVSENEKRRDYTPSEVKSLAAQLKEAGYVDVKGRPPKSKKALRPALEIIIGKSIRTVRRYLNTETGKSVTDVRLSETELEITALRRLRSELVRWQRSSLEPGVQELTPMDKDVAKLIRRINRKLDSVEG
- a CDS encoding tetratricopeptide repeat protein gives rise to the protein MKIFHPITTILLSAAILVSTSFQSAYANKKIEWILQPVLFDDLYKEQQYTGHIGLQSHLETLIKRHPKNSKLYNNRGLIHAQFNEFTKAVSDFDKAISINPYNAAPYINRGLAYAYLKEDAKALSSFKKAISINPYEARTYNNRALIYLGLNKYSKAILDYDKSISINPRNARTYSSRGDVYSIINEHDKALSDYQEAVERGADDIDVYVNRGNTYARLKEYNKALSDYAIAFEKGAKSPHFYNSRGITYLEIKEYDKALTDFNQSIKHGGLSDGYYNRGRTYYLLNEYEKAIYDYEYAISLSSKGFDSSIVYPARGLTYYRLKEYPKALSDFEEAISLSPENPIVYNRRGLVYAELQQYFRALSDYNNAISLDPFFGEAYANRGTVYASMGKINLARQDLKTAADLFKKEGNEEGSQMLIQTYKKYNISPE